Proteins encoded by one window of Mus musculus strain C57BL/6J chromosome 10, GRCm38.p6 C57BL/6J:
- the Tfam gene encoding transcription factor A, mitochondrial isoform X1, which yields MVQQQHAGSPGEHMAGAWGLVCIPKCFSSMGSYPKKPMSSYLRFSTEQLPKFKAKHPDAKLSELVRKIAALWRELPEAEKKVYEADFKAEWKAYKEAVSKYKEQLTPSQLMGMEKEARQRRLKKKALVKRRELILLGKPKRPRSAYNIYVSESFQEAKDDSAQGKLKLVNEAWKNLSPEEKQAYIQLAKDDRIRYDNEMKSWEEQMAEVGRSDLIRRSVKRSGDISEH from the exons ATGGTCCAGCAACAGCACGCAGGCAGCCCAGGAGAACACATGGCAGGGGCCTGGGG TCTTGTCTGTATTCCGAAGTGTTTTTCCAGCATGGGTAGCTATCCAAAGAAACCTATGAGTTCATACCTTCGATTTTCCACAGAACAGCTACCCAAATTTAAAGCTAAACACCCAG ATGCAAAACTTTCAGAATTGGTTAGGAAAATTGCAGCCCTGTGGAGGGAGCTAccagaagcagaaaaaaag GTTTATGAAGCTGATTTTAaagctgagtggaaagcatacaAAGAAGCTGTGAGCAAGTATAAAGAGCAGCTAACTCCAAGTCAGCTGATGGGTATGGAGAAGGAGGCCCGGCAGAGACggttaaaaaagaaagcactggTAAAGAGAAGA GAATTAATTTtgcttggaaaaccaaaaagacCTCGTTCAGCATATAACATTTATGTATCTGAAAGCTTCCAGGAGGCAAAGGATGATTCGGCTCAG GGAAAATTGAAGCTTGTAAATGAGGCTTGGAAAAATCTGTCTCCTGAGGAAAAGCAG GCATATATTCAGCTTGCTAAAGATGATAGGATTCGTTACGACAATGAAATGAAGTCTTGGGAAGAGCAGATGGCTGAAGTTGGACGAAGTGATCTCATCCGTCGAAGTGTGAAACGATCCGGAGACATCTCTGAGCATTAA
- the Tfam gene encoding transcription factor A, mitochondrial precursor — protein MALFRGMWSVLKALGRTGVEMCAGCGGRIPSSISLVCIPKCFSSMGSYPKKPMSSYLRFSTEQLPKFKAKHPDAKLSELVRKIAALWRELPEAEKKVYEADFKAEWKAYKEAVSKYKEQLTPSQLMGMEKEARQRRLKKKALVKRRELILLGKPKRPRSAYNIYVSESFQEAKDDSAQGKLKLVNEAWKNLSPEEKQAYIQLAKDDRIRYDNEMKSWEEQMAEVGRSDLIRRSVKRSGDISEH, from the exons ATGGCGCTGTTCCGGGGAATGTGGAGCGTGCTAAAAGCACTGGGGCGCACGGGGGTCGAGATGTGCGCGGGCTGCGGGGGTCGCATCCCCTCGTCTATCAG TCTTGTCTGTATTCCGAAGTGTTTTTCCAGCATGGGTAGCTATCCAAAGAAACCTATGAGTTCATACCTTCGATTTTCCACAGAACAGCTACCCAAATTTAAAGCTAAACACCCAG ATGCAAAACTTTCAGAATTGGTTAGGAAAATTGCAGCCCTGTGGAGGGAGCTAccagaagcagaaaaaaag GTTTATGAAGCTGATTTTAaagctgagtggaaagcatacaAAGAAGCTGTGAGCAAGTATAAAGAGCAGCTAACTCCAAGTCAGCTGATGGGTATGGAGAAGGAGGCCCGGCAGAGACggttaaaaaagaaagcactggTAAAGAGAAGA GAATTAATTTtgcttggaaaaccaaaaagacCTCGTTCAGCATATAACATTTATGTATCTGAAAGCTTCCAGGAGGCAAAGGATGATTCGGCTCAG GGAAAATTGAAGCTTGTAAATGAGGCTTGGAAAAATCTGTCTCCTGAGGAAAAGCAG GCATATATTCAGCTTGCTAAAGATGATAGGATTCGTTACGACAATGAAATGAAGTCTTGGGAAGAGCAGATGGCTGAAGTTGGACGAAGTGATCTCATCCGTCGAAGTGTGAAACGATCCGGAGACATCTCTGAGCATTAA
- the Ube2d1 gene encoding ubiquitin-conjugating enzyme E2 D1 isoform X3: protein MALKRIQKELSDLQRDPPAHCSAGPVGDDLFHWQATIMGPIAFTTKIYHPNINSNGSICLDILRSQWSPALTVSKVLLSICSLLCDPNPDDPLVPDIAQIYKSDKEKYNRHAREWTQKYAM, encoded by the exons GAATTAAGTGATTTACAGCGTGATCCACCTGCCCACTGCTCAGCGGGACCCGTGGGAGATGACT tGTTCCACTGGCAAGCAACCATCATGGGGCCC attgctttcacAACAAAAATCTACCACCCAAATATAAACAGCAACGGGAGTATTTGTCTTGACATCCTGAGGTCCCAGTGGTCGCCCGCTTTGACTGTATCGAAAG TCTTGCTGTCCATATGCTCGCTGCTCTGTGATCCTAATCCAGACGATCCCTTAGTACCAGATATTGCACAGATCTATAAATCAGACAAAGAAAA ATACAACAGGCACGCAAGAGAATGGACTCAGAAATATGCAATGTAA
- the Ube2d1 gene encoding ubiquitin-conjugating enzyme E2 D1, translating to MALKRIQKELSDLQRDPPAHCSAGPVGDDLFHWQATIMGPPDSAYQGGVFFLTVHFPTDYPFKPPKIAFTTKIYHPNINSNGSICLDILRSQWSPALTVSKVLLSICSLLCDPNPDDPLVPDIAQIYKSDKEKYNRHAREWTQKYAM from the exons GAATTAAGTGATTTACAGCGTGATCCACCTGCCCACTGCTCAGCGGGACCCGTGGGAGATGACT tGTTCCACTGGCAAGCAACCATCATGGGGCCC CCTGACAGCGCCTATCAAGGTGGAGTCTTCTTCCTCACTGTCCACTTTCCGACAGACTATCCCTTTAAACCACCAAAG attgctttcacAACAAAAATCTACCACCCAAATATAAACAGCAACGGGAGTATTTGTCTTGACATCCTGAGGTCCCAGTGGTCGCCCGCTTTGACTGTATCGAAAG TCTTGCTGTCCATATGCTCGCTGCTCTGTGATCCTAATCCAGACGATCCCTTAGTACCAGATATTGCACAGATCTATAAATCAGACAAAGAAAA ATACAACAGGCACGCAAGAGAATGGACTCAGAAATATGCAATGTAA